From Streptomyces yatensis, one genomic window encodes:
- a CDS encoding protein phosphatase 2C domain-containing protein, whose protein sequence is MRIELATAPGDQQYPNEDYASVALPASGSGGALVVLDGVTPPAGDDGCVHSVSWFTARLGGSLLELSGSRRDMPLTQCLSEAIARTAAAHSSTCDLSHLLTPQATAVAARWDTERIEYLVLSDSVLLIERAHGGVTPVLDDRIDRLRAEGRRLAPLRNAEGGFFTAAADPAVSAKAVTGELPRGEVRALAALTDGATRWVERFGEGDWAECFALLRKEGSQALIDRVRAAEHADPDGTAFPRGKTHDDAAVVFVEP, encoded by the coding sequence CGCATCGGTAGCCCTTCCGGCCTCGGGGAGCGGCGGTGCGCTGGTGGTTCTGGACGGGGTGACTCCGCCCGCCGGCGACGACGGATGCGTACACAGCGTGAGCTGGTTCACCGCGCGACTCGGCGGATCGCTGCTCGAACTGTCCGGTTCGCGACGGGATATGCCCCTGACACAGTGCCTCTCGGAGGCGATCGCCCGAACCGCCGCGGCACATAGTTCAACGTGTGACCTTTCTCACCTTCTCACTCCGCAGGCAACCGCCGTCGCGGCGCGCTGGGACACCGAGCGGATCGAGTATCTGGTGCTCTCGGACTCGGTGTTGCTCATCGAGCGGGCCCACGGCGGAGTGACTCCGGTCCTGGACGACCGCATCGACCGGCTGCGGGCCGAGGGCCGGCGGCTCGCCCCGCTGCGCAACGCGGAGGGCGGCTTCTTCACCGCCGCCGCCGACCCCGCGGTCTCCGCCAAGGCCGTCACCGGGGAGCTCCCGCGCGGCGAGGTACGGGCGCTGGCGGCGCTCACCGACGGCGCGACGCGCTGGGTGGAGCGGTTCGGCGAGGGCGACTGGGCCGAGTGCTTCGCGCTGCTGCGCAAGGAGGGCTCGCAGGCGCTGATCGACCGCGTACGGGCGGCCGAGCACGCCGATCCGGACGGTACGGCGTTTCCGCGGGGCAAGACCCACGACGACGCGGCCGTGGTCTTCGTGGAGCCCTGA
- a CDS encoding MarR family winged helix-turn-helix transcriptional regulator — protein sequence MGGIGVDHAFLALERELAVFLRRARAASGELAREVHPELESAAYGLLMRLEDAGPQRATDLAGFVGVGKATMSRQLRALEGLGLVTRTPDPADGRAFLMELTEEGRSRFRAVRVARRARYARRLAAWERDEVAELARLLHRLNAEQEAEDPGQAARAAQESGDSGPAARAAQE from the coding sequence ATGGGCGGCATTGGTGTGGACCATGCATTCCTGGCTCTGGAGCGCGAATTGGCGGTTTTCCTCCGGAGAGCCCGTGCCGCCTCGGGGGAATTGGCCCGGGAGGTCCACCCGGAGCTCGAATCCGCCGCCTATGGGCTGCTGATGCGGCTGGAGGACGCGGGTCCGCAGCGTGCCACCGACCTCGCGGGCTTCGTGGGCGTCGGTAAGGCCACCATGAGCCGTCAGCTCCGCGCCCTGGAGGGGCTCGGTCTGGTGACGCGGACGCCCGATCCGGCGGACGGCCGGGCCTTCCTGATGGAGTTGACCGAGGAGGGCCGCAGCCGCTTCCGCGCCGTACGGGTCGCCCGGCGGGCGCGGTACGCCCGCCGGCTCGCCGCGTGGGAGCGCGACGAGGTCGCCGAACTCGCCAGACTGCTGCACCGGTTGAACGCGGAGCAGGAGGCCGAGGACCCCGGTCAGGCGGCGCGTGCGGCACAGGAGTCCGGGGATTCCGGCCCAGCGGCGCGGGCGGCGCAGGAGTAA